AAAACTCCTAGATGAAGCAGGCATTGATGGTTATGAATTTCTTGGTGTAGAAGGAAGTCCAAATGTATTTGCATACAGAAATAAGATGGAGTATACATTTGGAAAAGATAATAATGGTAATTTAAAATTGGGGTTACACAAAAAAGGCAGATTTTATGATATAGTAACGACAAAGGACTGCAGAATAGTCGACAATGATTTTGCAAAATGCATCGATTTAGTGCTCAACTATGCGGAAAAGTATAATCTTCCAGTCTACAATGGTAAAACACATGAAGGCTATCTAAGACACATGGTTGTCAGAAAAGCTGCTAAGTCAGGCGAGCTTTTAGTGAACATTGTTACAACATCTCAAATTTACCATGACTTTTTAGAATTAGTAGAGATACTTAAAAGGGCCGATTTTGAAGGCAAACTTGTCGGTATATTACATACTATAAATGACAGTTTGTCTGATGCTGTAATATGTGAGAAACTTATAGTATTATATGGAAGAGACTATTTTATAGAAGAGATACTTGGATTAAAATTTAAGATAAGCGCCTTCTCATTTTTTCAGACAAATTCCAAAGGTGCCGAAAAACTATATAGCATAGCAAGAGAATTTGCCGGTGACCTATCACAAAAAGTTGTATTTGACCTCTACTGTGGAACAGGTACTATTGGGATCGTCATGGCACCACTTGCCAAAAAAGTAATAGGCATAGAACTCATAAAAGAAGCAGTAGATGCCGCAAGAGAAAATGCCAATCTGAATAGAATTAATAATTGTGTATTCATACCTGGCGATGTAGCACAAAAATTAAAGGAAATTAGCGAGAGCCCTGATGTCGTAATATTAGATCCACCAAGACCTGGTGTAAATCCAAAGGCTATTATGGATGTCGTAAATTTTGATCCAGAGACAATCGTGTATGTCTCATGTAACCCTGTATCACTTGTAAGAGATTTAAAAATGCTAACACAGAGGCAGTACAAAGTAGAAAAGGTCAAGTGCATGGACATGTTTCCCCATACTTATCACGTTGAGTGCGTGGTATTGATGACAAATGTAAAAAACGGATGAGAGACTGAAAAACGGCTTAAATACAGGGTTTTCTGGTGTTTTGCCATCTGCCGAAAATGTGTTTTTTGGTGGTAGAGATACTGGAAAGCCCTGTATTTTTGTTTGTTCGACTGTATGAGGAAACACATCCACAGACTTTCGGTGCGGCTTTTGGCGGGCGGGGTTGTGTTGACGGAAAAGACGGAGTTTGAAATGGTTTGATGTGTTCGTGGGAACATGTCTATGGGAACTTGCATAATTTTAGTTCCACTTTATATTAAAGCCAACGTTCAATTTTGGCTTTTTACAATTTTCTGATACTCTACTCCCCATGTTTCCATTGCTTTGATAATTGGACGCATGCTTTCGCCCAATTCACTTAAGGCGTATTCTACATGGGGCGGCACTTCCGGGTACACAGTGCGAATAATAATTCCATCTGCTTCCATAGACCTCAAGCTATCCGTTAGTACCTTTTGACTGATACCAGGAATGGTTTTTCGCAGTTCGTTAAAGCGCCAAGGGCGCTGAAGCAAATTTCGCAAGATCAGCAGTTTCCACTTACTGCCTATC
This portion of the Thermoanaerobacterium sp. RBIITD genome encodes:
- the rlmD gene encoding 23S rRNA (uracil(1939)-C(5))-methyltransferase RlmD, giving the protein MKKNDEIITTIQDMDFDGYGLSYVDNKMIKVKGVVAGQKAKVKIKRIKNDIAEANLIDIIEKSPLEHDDVCQHFGECGGCTYLNVNYNVQLKIKEGIVKKLLDEAGIDGYEFLGVEGSPNVFAYRNKMEYTFGKDNNGNLKLGLHKKGRFYDIVTTKDCRIVDNDFAKCIDLVLNYAEKYNLPVYNGKTHEGYLRHMVVRKAAKSGELLVNIVTTSQIYHDFLELVEILKRADFEGKLVGILHTINDSLSDAVICEKLIVLYGRDYFIEEILGLKFKISAFSFFQTNSKGAEKLYSIAREFAGDLSQKVVFDLYCGTGTIGIVMAPLAKKVIGIELIKEAVDAARENANLNRINNCVFIPGDVAQKLKEISESPDVVILDPPRPGVNPKAIMDVVNFDPETIVYVSCNPVSLVRDLKMLTQRQYKVEKVKCMDMFPHTYHVECVVLMTNVKNG
- a CDS encoding helix-turn-helix domain-containing protein — encoded protein: MLTKEELPECPVSTTVQLIGSKWKLLILRNLLQRPWRFNELRKTIPGISQKVLTDSLRSMEADGIIIRTVYPEVPPHVEYALSELGESMRPIIKAMETWGVEYQKIVKSQN